The Juglans microcarpa x Juglans regia isolate MS1-56 chromosome 8S, Jm3101_v1.0, whole genome shotgun sequence genome has a window encoding:
- the LOC121244878 gene encoding putative disease resistance RPP13-like protein 1 — protein sequence MVLTEVFLAASLSVLFERLASREFLDFAARGGLRKRLDKWEKKLLEIQKVLGDAHDKQYTKREVKKWLEDVEDLAYDVEDILDELATEAASVSTSTVRNPVPTCFTSNLPQSVVDYKRMITRVKRMKITPRFNELMKQKDKLELKENVGGVSNIGREDQLPTTCFLQDPVFGREKDAKAVLQLLFSQEHRDDAILTKVNVIPIVGMGGIGKTTLAQIVFNKEEVQKFFDLKVWVYVSQNYDVKTITKVILDSVGSEKSKDKDLNWLQVKLKERLHGKKFIIILDNVWDEDYEKWTLLCAPFEAGAPGSSIIITTRNQEVSLLVGAGTVTLYRLGLLSKEACLSTFAQHALGATDFSAHSELKDISEEIVGKCEGLPLAVKAVGSLLRVKQHPNEWKKVLNSEIWDIDRDREKSIIIPALMLSYHHLPIYLKRCFAYCSIFPKNYEFEDKQLVLLWMAEGLIQPRPNTEEMEDLGMKYVRDLLSRSLFQQSHNDKSRLQMHELINDLAKSVAGDTCFRMEDIVDDHRDKGSLAKRARHSSWLAGKYDGIEKFEFVSNLRCLRTFLHLMLPSSGNCYMSCDVPVQLLQKLRNLRVLSFRAYCITELPDSIRNLKHLRYLDLSETLIRSMPESITTLYNLQTLLLEKCLHLKNLPSMLGNLVNLRHLNIQGAIHLEGMHVQIGKLTRLRTLSNMVVGKNSCSGIKELGSLRHLQGTLCISRLENMTKSNEAECANLNSNPKIADLTLEWSEDIDESEDRASELEVLEKLKPHESLEELTIRYYGGANFPTWLSCPSFSNLVFLTIENCEMCTTLPRVGQLPLLKVLSIGGMNNVKDVGHLEFCGDHDVSKTFRSLEILSFENMREWKNWNSSELEFPKLHELSLRSCPRLEGYIPNHLPSLKKVQIYDCEELNISDSNFPDLCEVEIEGSKGVVGRSMVEFNSLEIKSLSENSRFKSQTEGFDMQAGLTKVEDLTIFMCEEWTYLWSTDMRSLPHLPFLRHLRIDRCPKLVSLVSEEVEERLQQGGPLMLTQIEIKNCIALESLPKAMIYNNTCLKLIRIVNCDSLEHIARGQLPPTLERIEVSKCKNMKIFLEDNDANSRGNATSLLEYLEIYNCPSLELLTSSGELPATLKSLRMGSCPKLGSIATSLQQNSFLERIDVSFCEKLKSLPKGIHSLSSLAHIYIQRCQSLEFSRDEESLLPANLRVLQISECEKILALPDGIHNLTSLQQLRIQHCPVLVCFTEENVLTNLTSLEISHIQFTDDILECGFENLTSLIKLEIGGYQHQSFPEMRLPTSLKSLSISESPELLHLSYVGFRKLESLEELFISNCGKFTSFPKGGLPLKKLVKLYICKCEKLKSFPNNGLPRSLLQLFIFKCPLLEERYKKDRGREWRKIAHIPCIKFHTNLCVF from the exons ATGGTACTGACAGAGGTCTTTCTTGCTGCATCCCTTTCGGTACTGTTTGAACGGTTGGCGTCTCGCGAGTTCCTGGACTTTGCTGCCCGAGGTGGACTTAGAAAACGGTTGGACAAGTGGgagaaaaaattgttagaaattCAAAAGGTGCTTGGAGATGCACATGACAAGCAATACACTAAAAGAGAAGTGAAAAAATGGCTTGAGGATGTCGAAGACTTGGCATACGACGTGGAGGATATTTTGGATGAGCTCGCGACGGAAGCTGCTA GTGTTAGCACTAGTACGGTACGAAATCCCGTCCCTACTTGTTTCACTAGTAATTTGCCTCAAAGTGTTGTTGACTACAAGCGTATGATCACGAGAGTAAAGAGAATGAAAATCACTCCTCGATTTAATGAACTTatgaaacaaaaagataaaCTGGAGTTGAAAGAAAATGTTGGTGGGGTCTCAAACATAGGAAGGGAGGATCAGTTGCCAACTACTTGTTTTCTCCAAGATCCCGTCTTTGGTAGGGAGAAGGATGCAAAGGCCGTACTTCAATTGTTGTTCAGCCAAGAACATAGAGACGATGCTATTTTAACCAAAGTCAATGTGATTCCTATAGTTGGTATGGGGGGTATAGGAAAGACAACACTTGCCCAGATTGTGTTCAATAAAGAAGAAGTGCAAAAGTTTTTTGATCTAAAAGTATGGGTTTATGTTTCTCAAAATTATGATGTTAAGACGAttacaaaagtaatattagacTCTGTTGGCTCTGAAAAAAGTAAAGACAAGGATCTAAACTGGTTGCAAGTCAAACTAAAGGAGAGACTACATGGGAAGAAGTTTATAATCATTCTGGATAATGTTTGGGATGAGGACTACGAAAAGTGGACTCTCCTATGTGCTCCTTTTGAAGCAGGTGCTCCGGGAAGTAGCATTATTATCACAACTCGGAATCAGGAAGTCTCATTACTTGTGGGAGCCGGTACAGTCACACTTTACAGGCTGGGATTATTGTCAAAAGAGGCTTGTTTGTCTACATTTGCCCAACATGCATTGGGTGCAACTGACTTCAGTGCCCATTCCGAGCTTAAAGATATTAGTGAGGAAATTGTAGGAAAGTGTGAAGGCTTGCCTCTAGCGGTAAAAGCAGTCGGAAGCCTCTTACGAGTTAAACAACACCCCAATGAGTGGAAAAAAGTTTTGAACAGTGAGATATGGGATATAGATCGAGACAGGGAGAAAAGTATAATTATTCCAGCTCTTATGTTGAGCTACCACCATCTCCCCATATATTTAAAGAGGTGCTTTGCGTATTGTTcaatttttccaaagaattatGAATTTGAGGACAAGCAGCTGGTTTTATTATGGATGGCAGAAGGTTTGATTCAACCACGACCAAACACTGAAGAAATGGAAGATTTGGGAATGAAGTATGTTCGTGATCTTTTGTCAAGGTCACTTTTTCAGCAGTCACACAATGATAAATCAAGATTACAAATGCATGAGCTTATCAATGATCTGGCTAAATCGGTAGCAGGAGATACATGCTTTAGAATGGAAGATATAGTTGACGATCATAGAGATAAAGGGAGTCTTGCTAAAAGGGCCCGCCATTCGTCTTGGTTGGCTGGCAAATATGATGGAATTGAAAAGTTTGAGTTTGTGTCTAACCTCAGATGTTTACGTACCTTCTTGCATCTTATGTTGCCATCTTCAGGAAATTGTTATATGTCTTGTGATGTTCCTGTTCAATTGCTTCAAAAATTGCGAAACCTAAGGGTTCTCTCTTTTAGGGCGTACTGTATAACCGAGTTACCAGATTCAATCAGAAATTTGAAGCATCTTCGATACCTTGACCTTTCCGAAACTTTGATCAGAAGCATGCCCGAATCAATAACAACTCTCTACAACTTACAAACCTTGTTGTTAGAGAAATGTCTTCACTTAAAGAATTTACCTTCAATGTTAGGGAACTTGGTCAACCTTCGCCACCTCAATATTCAAGGAGCAATTCATTTGGAAGGAATGCATGTGCAAATAGGTAAATTAACCCGTCTCCGAACACTATCTAATATGGTTGTTGGAAAAAATAGTTGCTCGGGGATAAAAGAGCTAGGGTCTTTGCGACATCTTCAAGGGACACTCTGCATTTCAAGATTGGAGAACATGACTAAATCCAATGAGGCAGAGTGTGCTAATTTAAACAGTAATCCCAAAATCGCAGATTTGACGTTGGAGTGGAGTGAAGATATTGATGAGTCGGAAGACAGAGCAAGTGAGTTAGAGGTACTTGAGAAGCTAAAGCCACATGAGAGTTTGGAAGAACTCACCATTAGGTACTATGGTGGTGCAAATTTTCCGACTTGGTTAAGTTGTCCATCATTTTCCAATTTGGTGTTCTTGACGATTGAAAATTGTGAAATGTGCACAACATTGCCGCGAGTCGGGCAACTACCATTGCTCAAAGTCCTTTCCATTGGAGGCATGAACAATGTGAAGGATGTTGGTCATCTTGAGTTTTGTGGGGATCATGATGTCTCAAAAACTTTCAGATCCTTAGAGATTTTGAGTTTCGAAAATATGAGAGAGTGGAAGAATTGGAATTCCTCTGAATTAGAATTTCCAAAATTACATGAGCTTTCCCTTAGAAGTTGTCCCAGGCTAGAGGGATATATACCAAACCACCTCCCTTCACTAAAAAAAGTTCAGATATATGATTGTGAGGAATTAAACATCTCAGATTCAAACTTTCCAGATCTATGTGAAGTGGAAATTGAGGGATCAAAAGGAGTGGTGGGCAGAAGTATGGTTGAATTCAACTCATTAGAAATCAAGTCTCTTTCTGAAAACTCaagattcaaatctcaaacaGAAGGGTTTGATATGCAAGCTGGGCTGACAAAGGTAGAAGATCTAACTATTTTTATGTGTGAGGAGTGGACATATTTGTGGTCAACTGATATGAGATCACTGCCACATCTTCCATTCCTTCGTCATCTGCGCATTGATAGATGTCCCAAACTAGTTTCTTTGGTGTCAGAGGAAGTAGAAGAACGACTCCAACAGGGTGGGCCACTCATGCTCACACAAATCGAGATCAAGAACTGCATAGCCCTGGAATCCTTACCAAAGGCAATGATATACAACAACACTTGTCTTAAGTTGATTCGAATTGTAAACTGTGATTCGCTTGAGCATATTGCAAGAGGCCAGCTACCTCCAACTCTAGAGCGGATAGAGGTAAGTAAATGCAAGAACATGAAGATTTTTCTGGAGGATAATGATGCCAACAGTCGCGGCAACGCCACATCTCTTCTTGAGTACCTGGAAATTTACAACTGTCCATCCTTGGAACTTTTGACATCAAGTGGAGAATTACCTGCAACACTTAAAAGCCTCCGTATGGGAAGTTGTCCAAAGCTGGGGTCAATAGCGACGAGCTTACAGCAAAACTCATTTCTTGAACGCATTGACGTCTCATTTTGTGAAAAGCTTAAATCCTTACCAAAAGGTATACACTCTCTCAGCAGTCTAGCTCACATTTATATTCAAAGGTGTCAGAGTCTTGAGTTCTCCAGGGACGAAGAATCCTTGCTCCCTGCCAACCTGAGAGTGCTTCAGATATCGGAATGTGAGAAAATTCTGGCCCTACCCGATGGCATACACAACCTTACCTCGCTTCAACAATTAAGAATACAACATTGTCCAGTTCTTGTATGCTTTACAGAAGAAAATGTTCTCACTAACCTAACATCACTTGAGATATCTCATATCCAGTTCACTGATGACATACTCGAATGCGGGTTCGAGAACCTTACCTCTCTTATTAAACTTGAAATTGGTGGATATCAGCATCAGTCCTTTCCAGAGATGAGGCTACCTACCTCTCTAAAAAGTCTCAGCATCTCAGAATCCCCGGAGTTACTACACCTGTCTTATGTGGGCTTCAGAAAGCTGGAGTCTCTTGAAGAACTGTTTATCTCTAATTGTGGGAAGTTCACCTCCTTTCCAAAGGGAGGCCTACCTTTAAAAAAGCTCGTGAAACTTTATATCTGCAAGTGCGAAAAGCTCAAGTCCTTTCCAAACAATGGCCTGCCTCGCTCACTGTTGcaactttttatctttaaatgtCCTCTGTTGGAAGAACGCTATAAGAAAGATAGAGGACGAGAGTGGCGGAAGATAGCCCACATCCCTTGCATTAAATTTCATACAAATCTTTGTGTGTTCTGA